A region of Etheostoma cragini isolate CJK2018 chromosome 2, CSU_Ecrag_1.0, whole genome shotgun sequence DNA encodes the following proteins:
- the LOC117936969 gene encoding myotubularin-related protein 7-like isoform X1 — MEHLRTPKVENVRFLDRSSGQRKASIGTLYLSATHTIFVENNPESRKETWVLHSMVSSVERPPSIPAGSQLILRCKDFRVFQILIPQERDCLDVHTSLVRLSRPEKYSELYCLSFNPNVNKLEREESWNFIDLMADYKRMGVPNNLWVATAANSEYRVCDTYPSELFVPKTATPAIIVGSSRFRSRGRFPALSYFHQDTLAAVCRCSQPLSGFSGRCQEDEMMLQMLMKSNPGSDYIYVVDTRPKLNAMANRAAGKGYENEDHYTNIKLQFIGIENIHVMRSSQQKIIDVGEMRSQSMTDFLYGLENSGWLKHIKAILDAGLFIARAVADEGVSVLVHCSDGWDRTAQACSVASILLDPYYRTIKGLMVLIEKDWVCFGHKFSHRYAHLDGDPKEVSPVIDQFLECVWQLSEQFPCAFEFNERFIIAIHTHVYSSQYGTFLGNCQKERRDMRLRERSHSVWPQLWKDRAEYTNPLYKAELSQSQGVLRPNTTPYCFKMWKGLYNKTEKSTPPRQSPADFLSAVREESQQLEEELTNHQERIAALTGKPIMWEKIEVPKRRTSHLLQTHSGPDPPTTYTDTIPSPAQDNGDTLSSKPANQKTPTQNLDLTLPLRPNTQLKSPNPDDHSTRSNL; from the exons GTGGAAAATGTGCGCTTTCTGGACCGGTCGTCAGGACAGAGAAAGGCCAGCATTGGTACTCTCTATCTTTCTGCCACGCACACCATCTTTGTAGAGAACAACCCTGAGTCACGCAAGGAGACATGG gtgttgCACAGTATGGTGAGCAGTGTGGAGAGGCCACCCTCCATCCCCGCAGGAAGTCAGCTAATCCTGCGTTGTAAGGACTTCCGGGTCTTCCAGATCCTCATTCCACAGGAAAGAGACTGTTTGGACGTCCACACCTCGTTGGTCAGATTGTCACGGCCAG AAAAGTACAGTGAGCTGTACTGCCTGTCCTTTAATCCCAATGTGAACAAATTGGAGAGAGAAGAGTCCTGGAACTTCATAGACCTCATGGCCGACTACAAGAGGATGGGAGTTCCTAATAACTTGTGGGTTGCTACAGCAGCCAACAGCGAATACAGG GTGTGCGATACATACCCATCAGAGCTGTTTGTTCCAAAGACAGCCACACCCGCTATCATTGTGGGCAGCTCAAGGTTCAGGAGTCGAGGACGATTTCCTGCTCTATCCTACTTCCACCAGGACACACTG GCAGCAGTGTGCCGGTGTAGTCAGCCACTGTCTGGCTTTAGTGGACGCTGTCAGGAGGATGAGATGATGCTGCAGATGCTGATGAAGTCCAACCCTGGCAGTGACTACATCTATGTGGTGGACACCAGGCCCAAG TTGAACGCCATGGCAAATCGAGCAGCAGGTAAAGGCTACGAGAACGAGGACCACTACACCAACATCAAGCTGCAGTTCATTGGCATTGAAAACATTCACGTTATGAGAAGCAGCCAACAGAAAATCATTGACG TAGGCGAGATGAGATCTCAATCCATGACTGACTTCCTGTATGGTCTTGAAAACTCTGGTTGGCTCAAACATATCAAAGCCATACTGGATGCTGGGCTCTTTATAGCCAGG gcAGTTGCTGATGAAGGTGTCAGTGTTTTGGTTCACTGTTCAGATGGCTGGGACAGGACAGCTCAGGCGTGCTCTGTAGCCAGTATACTGCTGGACCCATATTACAGAACCATCAAAGGACTcatg GTGCTGATAGAAAAAGATTGGGTTTGCTTTGGACACAAGTTTTCCCACAG GTACGCCCACCTTGATGGAGATCCTAAAGAAGTGTCTCCAGTTATTGATCAGTTTCTGGAGTGTGTGTGGCAGCTGTCTGAGCAGTTCCCATGTGCCTTTGAGTTCAACGAGCGCTTCATCAtcgccatacacacacacgtctacTCCAGTCAGTATGGGACCTTTCTGGGCAACTGCCAGAAGGAGCGCAGGGATATGAG ACTTCGTGAGCGGAGTCACTCTGTGTGGCCTCAGCTGTGGAAGGACAGGGCTGAGTACACCAACCCTCTGTACAAAGCTGAGCTGAGCCAGAGTCAGGGCGTCCTGCGACCCAACACCACCCCCTATTGCTTCAA AATGTGGAAGGGTCTCTATAACAAGACAGAGAAATCAACACCTCCTCGCCAGTCACCTGCAGACTTTCTGTCTGCTGTCAGGGAGGAGTCccagcagctggaggaggagctgaCCAATCATCAGGAG AGGATAGCAGCCCTGACAGGGAAGCCAATCATGTGGGAGAAGATTGAGGTTCCAAAGAGGAGGACTAGCCACctgctgcagacacacagtGGGCCAGACCCGCCCACCACCTACACAGATACAATCCCCAGCCCTGCACAGGACAACGGTGACACACTCTCTTCTAAACCAGCCAACCAGAAGACTCCAACCCAGAACCTCGATCTCACCCTGCCACTACGGCCAAACACCCAGCTCAAGAGTCCCAATCCTGATGACCATTCCACCCGCAGCAACCTGTAA
- the LOC117936969 gene encoding myotubularin-related protein 7-like isoform X2 — MEHLRTPKVENVRFLDRSSGQRKASIGTLYLSATHTIFVENNPESRKETWVLHSMVSSVERPPSIPAGSQLILRCKDFRVFQILIPQERDCLDVHTSLVRLSRPEKYSELYCLSFNPNVNKLEREESWNFIDLMADYKRMGVPNNLWVATAANSEYRVCDTYPSELFVPKTATPAIIVGSSRFRSRGRFPALSYFHQDTLAAVCRCSQPLSGFSGRCQEDEMMLQMLMKSNPGSDYIYVVDTRPKLNAMANRAAGKGYENEDHYTNIKLQFIGIENIHVMRSSQQKIIDGEMRSQSMTDFLYGLENSGWLKHIKAILDAGLFIARAVADEGVSVLVHCSDGWDRTAQACSVASILLDPYYRTIKGLMVLIEKDWVCFGHKFSHRYAHLDGDPKEVSPVIDQFLECVWQLSEQFPCAFEFNERFIIAIHTHVYSSQYGTFLGNCQKERRDMRLRERSHSVWPQLWKDRAEYTNPLYKAELSQSQGVLRPNTTPYCFKMWKGLYNKTEKSTPPRQSPADFLSAVREESQQLEEELTNHQERIAALTGKPIMWEKIEVPKRRTSHLLQTHSGPDPPTTYTDTIPSPAQDNGDTLSSKPANQKTPTQNLDLTLPLRPNTQLKSPNPDDHSTRSNL; from the exons GTGGAAAATGTGCGCTTTCTGGACCGGTCGTCAGGACAGAGAAAGGCCAGCATTGGTACTCTCTATCTTTCTGCCACGCACACCATCTTTGTAGAGAACAACCCTGAGTCACGCAAGGAGACATGG gtgttgCACAGTATGGTGAGCAGTGTGGAGAGGCCACCCTCCATCCCCGCAGGAAGTCAGCTAATCCTGCGTTGTAAGGACTTCCGGGTCTTCCAGATCCTCATTCCACAGGAAAGAGACTGTTTGGACGTCCACACCTCGTTGGTCAGATTGTCACGGCCAG AAAAGTACAGTGAGCTGTACTGCCTGTCCTTTAATCCCAATGTGAACAAATTGGAGAGAGAAGAGTCCTGGAACTTCATAGACCTCATGGCCGACTACAAGAGGATGGGAGTTCCTAATAACTTGTGGGTTGCTACAGCAGCCAACAGCGAATACAGG GTGTGCGATACATACCCATCAGAGCTGTTTGTTCCAAAGACAGCCACACCCGCTATCATTGTGGGCAGCTCAAGGTTCAGGAGTCGAGGACGATTTCCTGCTCTATCCTACTTCCACCAGGACACACTG GCAGCAGTGTGCCGGTGTAGTCAGCCACTGTCTGGCTTTAGTGGACGCTGTCAGGAGGATGAGATGATGCTGCAGATGCTGATGAAGTCCAACCCTGGCAGTGACTACATCTATGTGGTGGACACCAGGCCCAAG TTGAACGCCATGGCAAATCGAGCAGCAGGTAAAGGCTACGAGAACGAGGACCACTACACCAACATCAAGCTGCAGTTCATTGGCATTGAAAACATTCACGTTATGAGAAGCAGCCAACAGAAAATCATTGACG GCGAGATGAGATCTCAATCCATGACTGACTTCCTGTATGGTCTTGAAAACTCTGGTTGGCTCAAACATATCAAAGCCATACTGGATGCTGGGCTCTTTATAGCCAGG gcAGTTGCTGATGAAGGTGTCAGTGTTTTGGTTCACTGTTCAGATGGCTGGGACAGGACAGCTCAGGCGTGCTCTGTAGCCAGTATACTGCTGGACCCATATTACAGAACCATCAAAGGACTcatg GTGCTGATAGAAAAAGATTGGGTTTGCTTTGGACACAAGTTTTCCCACAG GTACGCCCACCTTGATGGAGATCCTAAAGAAGTGTCTCCAGTTATTGATCAGTTTCTGGAGTGTGTGTGGCAGCTGTCTGAGCAGTTCCCATGTGCCTTTGAGTTCAACGAGCGCTTCATCAtcgccatacacacacacgtctacTCCAGTCAGTATGGGACCTTTCTGGGCAACTGCCAGAAGGAGCGCAGGGATATGAG ACTTCGTGAGCGGAGTCACTCTGTGTGGCCTCAGCTGTGGAAGGACAGGGCTGAGTACACCAACCCTCTGTACAAAGCTGAGCTGAGCCAGAGTCAGGGCGTCCTGCGACCCAACACCACCCCCTATTGCTTCAA AATGTGGAAGGGTCTCTATAACAAGACAGAGAAATCAACACCTCCTCGCCAGTCACCTGCAGACTTTCTGTCTGCTGTCAGGGAGGAGTCccagcagctggaggaggagctgaCCAATCATCAGGAG AGGATAGCAGCCCTGACAGGGAAGCCAATCATGTGGGAGAAGATTGAGGTTCCAAAGAGGAGGACTAGCCACctgctgcagacacacagtGGGCCAGACCCGCCCACCACCTACACAGATACAATCCCCAGCCCTGCACAGGACAACGGTGACACACTCTCTTCTAAACCAGCCAACCAGAAGACTCCAACCCAGAACCTCGATCTCACCCTGCCACTACGGCCAAACACCCAGCTCAAGAGTCCCAATCCTGATGACCATTCCACCCGCAGCAACCTGTAA
- the LOC117936969 gene encoding myotubularin-related protein 7-like isoform X3, whose product MEHLRTPKVENVRFLDRSSGQRKASIGTLYLSATHTIFVENNPESRKETWVLHSMVSSVERPPSIPAGSQLILRCKDFRVFQILIPQERDCLDVHTSLVRLSRPEKYSELYCLSFNPNVNKLEREESWNFIDLMADYKRMGVPNNLWVATAANSEYRVCDTYPSELFVPKTATPAIIVGSSRFRSRGRFPALSYFHQDTLAAVCRCSQPLSGFSGRCQEDEMMLQMLMKSNPGSDYIYVVDTRPKLNAMANRAAGKGYENEDHYTNIKLQFIGIENIHVMRSSQQKIIDVGEMRSQSMTDFLYGLENSGWLKHIKAILDAGLFIARAVADEGVSVLVHCSDGWDRTAQACSVASILLDPYYRTIKGLMVLIEKDWVCFGHKFSHRYAHLDGDPKEVSPVIDQFLECVWQLSEQFPCAFEFNERFIIAIHTHVYSSQYGTFLGNCQKERRDMRLRERSHSVWPQLWKDRAEYTNPLYKAELSQSQGVLRPNTTPYCFKMWKGLYNKTEKSTPPRQSPADFLSAVREESQQLEEELTNHQEVPPGGTAQHHYLGSRQEDSSPDREANHVGED is encoded by the exons GTGGAAAATGTGCGCTTTCTGGACCGGTCGTCAGGACAGAGAAAGGCCAGCATTGGTACTCTCTATCTTTCTGCCACGCACACCATCTTTGTAGAGAACAACCCTGAGTCACGCAAGGAGACATGG gtgttgCACAGTATGGTGAGCAGTGTGGAGAGGCCACCCTCCATCCCCGCAGGAAGTCAGCTAATCCTGCGTTGTAAGGACTTCCGGGTCTTCCAGATCCTCATTCCACAGGAAAGAGACTGTTTGGACGTCCACACCTCGTTGGTCAGATTGTCACGGCCAG AAAAGTACAGTGAGCTGTACTGCCTGTCCTTTAATCCCAATGTGAACAAATTGGAGAGAGAAGAGTCCTGGAACTTCATAGACCTCATGGCCGACTACAAGAGGATGGGAGTTCCTAATAACTTGTGGGTTGCTACAGCAGCCAACAGCGAATACAGG GTGTGCGATACATACCCATCAGAGCTGTTTGTTCCAAAGACAGCCACACCCGCTATCATTGTGGGCAGCTCAAGGTTCAGGAGTCGAGGACGATTTCCTGCTCTATCCTACTTCCACCAGGACACACTG GCAGCAGTGTGCCGGTGTAGTCAGCCACTGTCTGGCTTTAGTGGACGCTGTCAGGAGGATGAGATGATGCTGCAGATGCTGATGAAGTCCAACCCTGGCAGTGACTACATCTATGTGGTGGACACCAGGCCCAAG TTGAACGCCATGGCAAATCGAGCAGCAGGTAAAGGCTACGAGAACGAGGACCACTACACCAACATCAAGCTGCAGTTCATTGGCATTGAAAACATTCACGTTATGAGAAGCAGCCAACAGAAAATCATTGACG TAGGCGAGATGAGATCTCAATCCATGACTGACTTCCTGTATGGTCTTGAAAACTCTGGTTGGCTCAAACATATCAAAGCCATACTGGATGCTGGGCTCTTTATAGCCAGG gcAGTTGCTGATGAAGGTGTCAGTGTTTTGGTTCACTGTTCAGATGGCTGGGACAGGACAGCTCAGGCGTGCTCTGTAGCCAGTATACTGCTGGACCCATATTACAGAACCATCAAAGGACTcatg GTGCTGATAGAAAAAGATTGGGTTTGCTTTGGACACAAGTTTTCCCACAG GTACGCCCACCTTGATGGAGATCCTAAAGAAGTGTCTCCAGTTATTGATCAGTTTCTGGAGTGTGTGTGGCAGCTGTCTGAGCAGTTCCCATGTGCCTTTGAGTTCAACGAGCGCTTCATCAtcgccatacacacacacgtctacTCCAGTCAGTATGGGACCTTTCTGGGCAACTGCCAGAAGGAGCGCAGGGATATGAG ACTTCGTGAGCGGAGTCACTCTGTGTGGCCTCAGCTGTGGAAGGACAGGGCTGAGTACACCAACCCTCTGTACAAAGCTGAGCTGAGCCAGAGTCAGGGCGTCCTGCGACCCAACACCACCCCCTATTGCTTCAA AATGTGGAAGGGTCTCTATAACAAGACAGAGAAATCAACACCTCCTCGCCAGTCACCTGCAGACTTTCTGTCTGCTGTCAGGGAGGAGTCccagcagctggaggaggagctgaCCAATCATCAGGAGGTACCGCCAGGAGGAACCGCCCAGCACCACTACCTGGGCTCCAGACAAG AGGATAGCAGCCCTGACAGGGAAGCCAATCATGTGGGAGAAGATTGA